Proteins encoded within one genomic window of Desulfomicrobium macestii:
- a CDS encoding HlyD family type I secretion periplasmic adaptor subunit — VSLPWNPWSVSRGIGGQFPPESVVSLDRNTHEREQRSQELKELRSRLDFQLRTHALLKQEVEMIREMTAKGAASDMDLLRAQREFSDLSGQIADTRIAIPKVIAAVEGANHRIEEEKGRQRSAILDELTAIRTEMEGVRETLPALEDKMDRTSVRSPVDGTVKRVFVSTIGEAVGAGKEMLEIVPREDSLLVEAKVSPRDIAFLYSGQAADVKITAYDFSIFGSMPGIVEHISADAITDEQQKQSYYLIKVRTEKASLKGRDGEELPIIPGMVAEVDVLTGKKTVLEYILKPILKTAQSSLQER; from the coding sequence TGGTCAGTTTGCCGTGGAATCCGTGGTCAGTTTCCCGTGGAATCGGTGGTCAGTTTCCGCCGGAATCCGTGGTCAGTTTGGACCGGAATACGCATGAGCGTGAGCAACGCTCGCAGGAGCTCAAGGAGCTCAGGAGCAGGCTTGATTTTCAGCTGAGAACCCATGCTCTGCTCAAACAGGAAGTGGAGATGATTCGCGAGATGACGGCCAAAGGCGCTGCTTCGGACATGGATCTCTTGCGGGCGCAACGCGAATTCTCCGACCTTTCCGGCCAGATTGCCGATACGCGTATCGCAATCCCCAAGGTGATCGCGGCTGTCGAGGGGGCGAATCACCGCATCGAGGAAGAAAAGGGCAGGCAACGCTCCGCCATATTGGACGAACTCACCGCGATTCGCACGGAAATGGAAGGAGTGCGAGAGACCTTGCCCGCGCTGGAAGACAAAATGGACCGCACGAGTGTCAGGTCGCCGGTGGACGGCACGGTCAAGCGGGTTTTTGTGAGCACGATCGGAGAAGCAGTCGGTGCCGGCAAGGAGATGCTTGAAATCGTGCCGAGAGAAGACTCTCTGTTGGTAGAGGCAAAAGTTTCACCGCGAGATATCGCATTTCTTTATTCCGGTCAGGCTGCCGATGTAAAAATCACGGCGTACGATTTTTCAATCTTCGGGAGCATGCCGGGCATCGTGGAACACATAAGCGCCGATGCCATCACGGACGAGCAGCAAAAACAGAGTTACTACCTCATAAAGGTAAGAACGGAGAAAGCATCCCTTAAAGGGCGGGATGGAGAAGAACTTCCGATCATACCAGGCATGGTGGCGGAGGTGGACGTACTCACCGGAAAGAAGACCGTGTTGGAATATATTCTGAAGCCTATCCTCAAAACAGCGCAAAGCTCGTTACAGGAAAGGTGA
- a CDS encoding response regulator yields MKKTILLVEDDLLLRKGLKTMIEMRGGFSIDADTGSGKEALRLFGMVHPDIVLLDLRLPDIPGTEVLRQLKQAAPKVPVILLTICEENELLFQALALGANAYVLKGAGPEELFLGIHYSLKNEVFISPKLAKIIVDDYLLVNQHRKSLPPLHNLTAREKQIVRLIIDGKKSKEIADILFISIKTVNKHRSNILVKLGIHNLSELRQRKLYVLDTIIDESQKKKLKN; encoded by the coding sequence ATGAAAAAAACGATTCTCTTGGTCGAAGATGACCTCCTGTTGCGCAAGGGATTGAAAACCATGATTGAGATGCGGGGCGGCTTCAGTATCGACGCGGATACGGGCAGTGGAAAGGAGGCGCTGAGGCTTTTTGGAATGGTCCACCCGGATATTGTTTTGCTCGACCTGCGACTTCCCGACATCCCCGGCACGGAGGTGCTGCGGCAGTTGAAACAGGCGGCGCCGAAGGTTCCCGTTATCTTGCTGACCATTTGCGAAGAGAACGAACTGCTTTTCCAAGCTCTTGCCCTTGGCGCCAACGCCTATGTGCTCAAGGGGGCAGGGCCGGAGGAATTGTTCCTGGGGATTCACTATTCCCTGAAAAACGAGGTGTTTATAAGCCCGAAATTGGCCAAGATAATTGTCGATGATTATCTTTTGGTCAACCAGCATCGCAAATCCCTTCCTCCTCTGCACAATCTTACGGCACGGGAAAAGCAGATAGTGAGGCTTATTATTGACGGTAAAAAGAGCAAGGAGATTGCCGATATTCTATTCATCAGCATCAAGACCGTGAATAAACACAGATCAAATATTCTCGTGAAACTCGGAATTCACAATCTTTCTGAGCTTCGCCAAAGAAAACTTTACGTATTGGATACTATAATTGACGAAAGTCAGAAAAAAAAATTGAAAAACTAA